In a genomic window of Desulfopila inferna:
- a CDS encoding arylesterase: MANLLLLILLAGPFLPGCDNQEERGKRSSVSAAEPENGKTGKIVALGDSLTAGLGVDLQKSYPLQLQKKLQENGYDFRVVNAGVSGETSSGTLSRLDWILGQNPEIIILEIGANDGLRGIDPALVKKNIDEILTKLQGKDIVTILAGMQMVWNLGEQYTLKFNAIYPELAREHNVIFMPFFLEDVAAEASLNREDGIHPNEEGYRHIVRNIYPYVVQAIEKLHSHRPSG; the protein is encoded by the coding sequence AGGAAAGAGGGAAGAGATCCTCGGTTTCTGCAGCAGAGCCGGAAAACGGTAAAACCGGCAAAATAGTAGCGTTGGGCGACAGTCTCACTGCCGGGCTGGGAGTTGATCTGCAGAAAAGTTATCCGCTGCAGCTCCAGAAAAAGCTCCAGGAGAACGGTTATGATTTCCGGGTCGTCAACGCCGGGGTAAGTGGTGAGACAAGCAGCGGCACCCTCTCCAGGCTTGACTGGATTCTTGGGCAGAATCCGGAAATTATCATACTGGAGATTGGTGCAAACGATGGCCTGCGTGGTATCGATCCCGCTCTGGTGAAAAAAAATATTGATGAAATTCTGACTAAACTGCAGGGGAAAGACATTGTCACCATCCTCGCCGGCATGCAAATGGTATGGAACCTGGGAGAGCAGTATACCCTTAAATTCAATGCCATTTATCCTGAACTCGCCCGGGAGCACAATGTCATTTTTATGCCTTTTTTCCTCGAAGATGTGGCGGCCGAAGCCTCGCTGAACCGCGAGGATGGCATTCATCCCAACGAGGAAGGATACAGGCATATTGTCAGGAACATCTATCCCTATGTTGTCCAGGCTATTGAAAAATTGCATTCGCATCGACCTTCCGGCTGA